A portion of the Kineosporia corallincola genome contains these proteins:
- a CDS encoding alpha/beta fold hydrolase yields the protein MIARLRSRRSRLVVVLLLLLLVGGVLATVRSGDDPDRFTTQELTVEGTPEADGDPVDLDATLYLPERTPAPAVLLAHGFGGSKASVAGDAEDLADRGYVVLAYTARGFGGSGGLIHLDHPDYEIKDGQRMLDQLAGRSEVRKDRSGDPVVGVVGASYGGALALMLAGTDDRVDAIVPMITWNDLRQALFPQFADPGGVGVFKRQWTALLLGSTLTGSGSAPTAPSAQQLKSLAEGDPQQAVCGRLAKDLCLGYVETATTGTPTDDLLDLLDESSPARVAGRITADTLLVQGQQDSLFPLSEADANAQAVTGAGGTVKLYWETGGHDAGTGTDELRPVVAQFLDASIGDSGSLGDIPGSRVEVTSGTLATDGTRITRLRSAPDPIRPGTVPQVGYPLDGAGQFALAPPGATPAAITSLPGAGALLGALGSAGSSLDLGSLAAVPGESVSFETRPLERAITVTGSSHVTVGIASSAEEATLFASVVDVDADGGTTLPAQLVTPLRVTGLSARQKEVTVTLPSVVRDVPAGHRLRVVLSTTDQAYAMPQEAALHRITLTGDGTLTVPQAAFTVTDDGSAVPWRGVIGLAVGIASLVLLLVVLNRRRRPLPPDAALTGVPIAIEGLGKAYGDGFRAVSDLSFRVEAGQVLGLLGPNGAGKTTTLRMLMGLILPSEGQIRIFGHQVRPGAPVLSRLGSFVEGPGFLPHLSGRDNLVLYWRSTGRSSPAHLDVALEIAGLGADVNRRVRTYSQGMRQRLAIAQAMLGLPDLLVLDEPTNGLDPPQIREMREVLGRYAATGRTVVVSSHLLAEVEQTCSHVVVMAAGRLVAQGPVAELVGDGAAVVVEVDDAARALAVVAEVTGVDDAQIVDGALVVHASADARADLVRQLVLADLRVTRVAPQRGLEDTFLALVGEEA from the coding sequence TTGATCGCCCGATTACGGTCCCGCCGGTCCCGCCTCGTCGTCGTCCTCTTGTTGTTGCTGCTCGTGGGCGGTGTCCTCGCCACCGTCCGGTCCGGAGACGACCCCGACCGGTTCACCACCCAGGAGCTCACGGTCGAGGGCACGCCCGAGGCCGACGGCGACCCGGTCGACCTGGACGCCACGCTCTACCTGCCCGAGCGCACACCGGCCCCGGCCGTGCTGCTCGCCCACGGGTTCGGCGGCAGCAAGGCCTCGGTCGCCGGTGACGCCGAGGACCTCGCCGACCGCGGATACGTCGTGCTTGCCTACACCGCACGCGGCTTCGGCGGCTCCGGCGGCCTGATCCACCTCGACCACCCGGACTACGAGATCAAGGACGGGCAGCGGATGCTCGACCAGCTCGCCGGGCGCTCCGAGGTGCGCAAGGACAGGTCCGGGGACCCGGTGGTGGGCGTGGTCGGGGCCTCGTACGGCGGCGCGCTCGCGCTGATGCTGGCCGGCACCGACGACCGGGTGGACGCGATCGTGCCGATGATCACCTGGAACGACCTCCGGCAGGCGCTGTTCCCGCAGTTCGCCGATCCCGGCGGTGTCGGTGTGTTCAAACGCCAATGGACGGCGCTCCTGCTCGGCTCCACCCTGACCGGCTCCGGCAGCGCCCCCACGGCTCCCTCCGCCCAGCAGCTGAAGAGCCTGGCCGAGGGCGATCCGCAACAGGCCGTGTGCGGGCGCCTGGCCAAGGACCTGTGCCTGGGCTACGTGGAGACCGCCACCACCGGAACCCCCACCGACGACCTGCTCGACCTGCTCGACGAGTCCAGCCCGGCCCGGGTCGCCGGCCGGATCACCGCCGACACGTTGCTGGTGCAGGGACAGCAGGACTCGCTCTTCCCGCTCTCCGAGGCCGACGCGAACGCCCAGGCCGTCACCGGGGCCGGCGGCACGGTGAAGCTGTACTGGGAGACCGGCGGTCACGACGCCGGCACCGGCACCGACGAGCTGCGGCCGGTGGTGGCCCAGTTCCTCGACGCCTCGATCGGCGACAGCGGTTCGCTCGGCGACATCCCGGGCAGCCGGGTCGAGGTCACCTCCGGCACGCTCGCCACCGACGGCACCCGGATCACCCGGCTGCGCTCGGCCCCCGACCCGATCCGTCCGGGCACCGTGCCGCAGGTCGGCTACCCGCTGGACGGCGCCGGGCAGTTCGCCCTCGCCCCGCCCGGCGCCACCCCGGCCGCCATCACCTCGCTGCCCGGCGCCGGCGCGCTGCTCGGGGCCCTCGGATCGGCCGGCAGCTCGCTCGACCTGGGCTCGCTCGCCGCCGTACCGGGAGAGAGCGTCAGCTTCGAGACCCGGCCGCTGGAGCGGGCGATCACCGTCACCGGGTCGTCGCACGTCACCGTGGGCATCGCCTCGTCCGCCGAGGAGGCCACGCTGTTCGCCTCCGTGGTCGACGTGGACGCCGACGGCGGCACCACGCTGCCCGCGCAACTCGTGACGCCGCTGCGGGTGACCGGGCTGTCGGCCCGGCAGAAGGAGGTCACGGTCACCCTGCCCTCGGTGGTGCGCGACGTCCCGGCCGGGCACCGGCTGCGGGTCGTGCTGAGCACCACCGACCAGGCGTACGCGATGCCCCAGGAGGCCGCGCTGCACCGGATCACGTTGACCGGCGACGGGACGCTGACCGTGCCGCAGGCCGCGTTCACGGTGACCGACGACGGATCGGCGGTGCCCTGGCGTGGGGTGATCGGTCTGGCCGTCGGTATCGCGTCGCTGGTGCTGCTCCTCGTCGTCCTCAATCGGCGCCGCAGGCCGCTGCCGCCCGACGCCGCGCTGACCGGCGTACCGATCGCGATCGAAGGGCTGGGCAAGGCCTACGGCGACGGGTTCCGCGCGGTCAGCGACCTGAGCTTCCGCGTCGAGGCCGGTCAGGTGCTCGGGCTTCTCGGGCCGAACGGGGCGGGCAAGACCACCACGCTGCGCATGCTGATGGGGCTGATCCTGCCCTCCGAGGGGCAGATCCGGATCTTCGGGCACCAGGTGCGTCCGGGTGCCCCGGTGCTGTCCCGGCTGGGCTCGTTCGTGGAGGGCCCCGGATTTCTGCCGCACCTGTCCGGCCGCGACAACCTGGTGCTCTACTGGCGTTCCACCGGCCGCAGCAGTCCCGCGCACCTCGACGTGGCACTGGAGATCGCCGGGCTCGGCGCCGACGTCAACCGCCGGGTGCGCACCTACAGTCAGGGCATGCGGCAGCGTCTGGCCATCGCTCAGGCCATGCTCGGGCTGCCCGACCTGCTGGTGCTCGACGAGCCGACCAACGGCCTGGACCCGCCGCAGATCCGCGAGATGCGTGAGGTGCTGGGACGTTACGCCGCCACCGGGCGCACCGTGGTGGTGTCGAGCCACCTGCTCGCCGAGGTGGAGCAGACGTGCAGCCACGTGGTGGTGATGGCCGCGGGACGCCTGGTCGCGCAGGGCCCGGTGGCCGAGCTGGTCGGTGACGGTGCGGCGGTGGTGGTCGAGGTGGACGACGCGGCGCGGGCTCTCGCTGTGGTCGCGGAGGTGACGGGTGTGGACGACGCCCAGATCGTGGACGGTGCTCTCGTCGTCCATGCTTCTGCCGACGCCCGCGCGGACCTCGTGCGACAGCTCGTTCTGGCCGACCTGAGGGTGACCCGGGTCGCCCCGCAGCGCGGCCTCGAAGACACGTTCCTGGCGCTGGTGGGAGAGGAGGCCTGA
- a CDS encoding ABC transporter permease, with the protein MPSTGHSEGLAGIAAPSGEAGPDGAAPGYRARRTLGLRVETRRQLTRRRTQIALGFLLVLPFILVAAFSFDDGGSRDAQTALVDLATTGAANFTVFTLFVSSGFLLVVIVALFAGDTVASEASWSSLRYLLAIPVPRSALLRRKLVVALGYCLFALVLLPVAAYLVGGAFYGWAPLKTPLGESVSGWELALRLGVAVGYIAVSLVFVAALAFLVGVYTDAPLGAVGGAVMLVILSNILDSITALGDWRRGLPTHYSLAWTDVLGPELVWNAMVRGALWSIGYGAVLLAWAWWHFEHKDITS; encoded by the coding sequence ATGCCGTCGACCGGGCATTCGGAAGGTCTGGCGGGGATCGCCGCACCCTCGGGCGAGGCCGGGCCGGACGGCGCCGCACCCGGTTACCGCGCCCGGCGCACCCTGGGACTGCGGGTCGAGACCCGGCGTCAGCTCACCCGCCGGCGCACCCAGATCGCCCTGGGATTTCTGCTGGTGCTTCCGTTCATCCTGGTCGCCGCCTTCAGTTTCGACGACGGTGGCAGCCGCGACGCACAGACGGCGCTGGTCGATCTGGCCACCACCGGCGCCGCCAACTTCACCGTGTTCACGCTGTTCGTCAGCTCGGGATTCCTGCTGGTGGTGATCGTGGCGCTGTTCGCCGGCGACACCGTGGCCAGCGAGGCGAGCTGGTCCAGCCTGCGCTACCTGCTCGCGATCCCGGTGCCCCGATCCGCCCTGCTGCGCCGCAAACTCGTGGTGGCGCTGGGGTACTGCCTGTTCGCCCTGGTGCTGCTGCCCGTCGCCGCCTATCTGGTGGGCGGGGCCTTCTACGGCTGGGCGCCGCTGAAGACCCCGCTGGGCGAATCGGTCTCGGGCTGGGAACTGGCCCTGCGCCTGGGCGTCGCGGTCGGGTACATCGCCGTCTCACTGGTTTTCGTGGCGGCGCTCGCGTTCCTGGTCGGCGTGTACACCGACGCCCCGCTGGGTGCGGTCGGCGGGGCGGTGATGCTGGTGATCCTGTCGAACATCCTCGACAGCATCACGGCTCTCGGCGACTGGCGCCGCGGTCTGCCCACGCACTACTCGCTGGCCTGGACCGACGTGCTCGGCCCGGAACTGGTCTGGAACGCCATGGTTCGCGGTGCGCTGTGGTCGATCGGGTACGGCGCCGTGCTGCTCGCCTGGGCCTGGTGGCACTTCGAGCACAAGGACATTACGAGCTGA
- the pstS gene encoding phosphate ABC transporter substrate-binding protein PstS, which yields MKLPKHVALTSVALAGALALTACGSDDNSADGGSGSSSDSGSSVSGTLNGEGSSAQKNAIDEAIASFGSANPDATVNYNATGSGDGVKNFNAGQVDFAGSDSALKSEAVDGVVETDAAKERCGGNEAWNLPLVAGPIAVAYNLPGVDNLILTPEVVGKIFLGDIKTWNDKAIADLNPDATLPSTAISVFFRSDESGTTENFQKYLAGSAADTWTEEPSKVWPGKAGEGRSKSDGVSQGVKSTEGGITYVEWSYARDNDLGVAQIDNGAGAVELTGESAGKALTAAEVTGTGNDLKLQLDYATKEAGTYPIVLVTYEIVCSKGLDAEKTTLIKSFLKHFASSETQTSLQEIGYAPLPSAISDKVNTAIDAIS from the coding sequence TTGAAGCTCCCCAAGCACGTCGCACTGACCAGCGTGGCGCTGGCCGGCGCCCTGGCCCTCACCGCCTGCGGCTCGGACGACAACAGCGCTGACGGTGGGAGCGGCAGCAGCTCTGACAGCGGCTCGAGCGTCAGCGGCACGCTGAACGGCGAGGGCTCCTCGGCGCAGAAGAACGCCATCGACGAGGCCATCGCGAGCTTCGGCTCCGCCAACCCGGACGCCACGGTCAACTACAACGCGACCGGCTCCGGCGACGGCGTCAAGAACTTCAACGCCGGCCAGGTCGACTTCGCCGGTTCCGACTCGGCCCTCAAGAGCGAGGCCGTGGACGGCGTCGTCGAGACCGACGCCGCCAAGGAGCGTTGTGGCGGCAACGAGGCCTGGAACCTGCCCCTGGTGGCCGGTCCCATCGCCGTCGCCTACAACCTGCCGGGCGTCGACAACCTGATCCTCACCCCCGAGGTCGTCGGCAAGATCTTCCTCGGCGACATCAAGACCTGGAACGACAAGGCGATCGCCGACCTGAACCCGGACGCCACGCTGCCGTCCACCGCGATCTCCGTGTTCTTCCGCTCGGACGAGTCGGGTACCACCGAGAACTTCCAGAAGTACCTGGCCGGCTCCGCCGCCGACACCTGGACCGAAGAGCCGTCGAAGGTGTGGCCGGGCAAGGCCGGCGAGGGCCGCTCGAAGTCGGACGGCGTCTCCCAGGGTGTGAAGAGCACCGAGGGCGGCATCACCTACGTCGAGTGGAGCTACGCGCGGGACAACGACCTGGGCGTCGCCCAGATCGACAACGGCGCCGGCGCCGTCGAGCTGACCGGTGAGTCGGCCGGCAAGGCCCTGACCGCCGCCGAGGTCACCGGCACGGGCAACGACCTCAAGCTCCAGCTCGACTACGCCACCAAGGAGGCGGGTACCTACCCGATCGTCCTGGTGACCTACGAGATCGTCTGCTCGAAGGGCCTGGACGCCGAGAAGACCACGCTGATCAAGTCGTTCCTGAAGCACTTCGCCAGCTCGGAGACGCAGACCAGCCTCCAGGAGATCGGCTACGCCCCGCTGCCGTCGGCGATCTCGGACAAGGTCAACACCGCGATCGACGCCATCTCCTGA
- the pstC gene encoding phosphate ABC transporter permease subunit PstC has product MSTITGHSELDAEPSGDSASTGRRGDRIFGGLATGSGIFVIVLVIAVAAFLVSQAVPALLDNKANFLFDRVWVVTDSGLEFGIPDLLYVTVISAVIAMVVAVPIAVLVALFLTQYAPPRLAAPFGYLVDLLAAVPSIVYGLWGLLVFGPKVKPIEEWMATYFGWTQLFDGPVSSGAIFVACLVLAIMILPIVTAISREVFAQTPSTHKEGALALGATRWEMIRTAVLPFGTPGVISAAMLGLGRALGETVAVMIIVSTNPGLFRFSVFSGGETFASKIANSASEFGTAQKAGAYIAAGLVLFILTFLVNAAARIIIERRKAFSE; this is encoded by the coding sequence ATGTCCACCATCACCGGCCACTCGGAGCTCGACGCCGAGCCTTCCGGCGACAGTGCCTCTACCGGTAGGCGCGGCGACCGCATCTTCGGCGGTCTGGCCACCGGCTCCGGCATCTTCGTCATCGTCCTGGTCATCGCGGTCGCCGCCTTCCTGGTCAGCCAGGCCGTGCCGGCACTGCTCGACAACAAGGCGAACTTCCTGTTCGACCGGGTCTGGGTGGTGACGGACAGCGGCCTCGAGTTCGGCATCCCCGACCTGCTGTACGTCACCGTCATCTCGGCCGTCATCGCGATGGTCGTCGCGGTCCCGATCGCGGTGCTCGTGGCGCTCTTCCTCACCCAGTACGCGCCCCCGCGTCTGGCCGCCCCGTTCGGCTACCTGGTCGACCTGCTGGCCGCCGTGCCCTCGATCGTCTACGGCCTGTGGGGTCTGCTGGTCTTCGGCCCGAAGGTGAAGCCGATCGAGGAGTGGATGGCCACGTACTTCGGCTGGACCCAGCTCTTCGACGGCCCGGTCTCCTCGGGTGCGATCTTCGTGGCCTGTCTCGTACTGGCGATCATGATCCTGCCGATCGTCACGGCCATCTCCCGCGAGGTCTTCGCCCAGACGCCGTCCACCCACAAGGAGGGTGCGCTGGCCCTCGGGGCGACCCGCTGGGAGATGATCCGCACCGCGGTCCTGCCGTTCGGCACCCCCGGCGTGATCTCCGCCGCCATGCTGGGCCTGGGCCGCGCGCTGGGTGAGACCGTGGCCGTGATGATCATCGTCAGCACCAACCCCGGTCTGTTCCGGTTCTCGGTGTTCTCCGGCGGTGAGACCTTCGCCTCCAAGATCGCCAACAGCGCCAGCGAGTTCGGCACGGCGCAGAAGGCCGGTGCCTACATCGCGGCCGGACTGGTGCTGTTCATCCTCACCTTCCTGGTCAACGCCGCGGCCCGGATCATCATCGAGCGCAGGAAGGCCTTCTCCGAGTGA
- the pstA gene encoding phosphate ABC transporter permease PstA yields MSTLTQDTVSPAPPSPIDKPSTMRAVKDKLATVAVYTAFGIALVPLIWILYTVVSKGAGLLFDAQWWTNSQRGITARVEGGGAYHAIMGTLIQAAITAAIAVPIGVLTAVYLVEYGRGKLARAVSFTVDILTGIPSIVAALFIYTLWVTYLNLERVAFAVCLALVLLMIPVVVRSTEEMLKLVPNELREASYALGVPKWKTIFKIVLPTAFSGILTGVLLGLARVMGETAPLLILGPPSKAINMNPFEGFMAALPTMINSERDQSLQPAVDRIWAAALTLIVLIMLLNVAGRVIARFNKVSR; encoded by the coding sequence GTGAGCACGCTGACGCAGGACACCGTGTCCCCCGCCCCGCCCTCGCCGATCGACAAGCCGAGCACCATGCGGGCGGTCAAGGACAAGCTCGCCACCGTCGCGGTCTACACCGCGTTCGGGATCGCCCTGGTGCCGCTGATCTGGATCCTCTACACGGTGGTCAGCAAGGGCGCCGGGCTGCTGTTCGACGCCCAGTGGTGGACCAACTCGCAGCGCGGCATCACCGCGCGGGTCGAGGGCGGTGGCGCCTACCACGCGATCATGGGAACGCTGATCCAGGCCGCCATCACCGCGGCCATCGCCGTGCCGATCGGCGTGCTCACCGCCGTCTACCTGGTCGAGTACGGCCGCGGAAAGCTGGCCCGGGCGGTCAGTTTCACGGTGGACATCCTCACCGGCATCCCGTCCATCGTGGCCGCGCTGTTCATCTACACGCTCTGGGTCACCTACCTGAACCTCGAGCGGGTCGCCTTCGCGGTCTGCCTGGCGCTCGTGCTGCTGATGATCCCGGTGGTGGTGCGCTCCACCGAGGAGATGCTGAAGCTCGTGCCGAACGAGCTGCGCGAGGCCTCGTACGCGCTGGGTGTGCCCAAGTGGAAGACGATCTTCAAGATCGTGCTGCCGACCGCGTTCAGCGGCATCCTCACCGGCGTGCTGCTCGGCCTGGCCCGGGTCATGGGTGAGACCGCCCCGCTGCTGATCCTGGGCCCGCCGTCCAAGGCCATCAACATGAACCCGTTCGAGGGCTTCATGGCGGCGCTGCCGACGATGATCAACTCGGAGCGCGACCAGTCGCTCCAGCCCGCTGTCGACCGGATCTGGGCCGCCGCGCTGACGCTGATCGTGCTGATCATGCTGCTCAACGTCGCCGGCCGGGTGATCGCCCGCTTCAACAAGGTCAGCCGCTAG
- the pstB gene encoding phosphate ABC transporter ATP-binding protein PstB, whose translation MAQRIDVKDLNVYYSAFKAVEGVSMSVEPRTVTAFIGPSGCGKSTFLRTLNRMHEVIPGGRVEGSVLLNGRDLYDKNVDPVAVRRTVGMVFQRPNPFPTMSIFDNVAAGLRLNGEKKKKVLEERVEKSLRGANLWNEVKDRLAKPGAGLSGGQQQRLCIARAIAVQPQVLLMDEPCSALDPISTMAVEDLINELKTDYTIVIVTHNMQQAARVSDRTAFFNLAATGKPGRLIEINDTDKIFSNPTEKATEDYISGRFG comes from the coding sequence ATGGCCCAGCGCATCGATGTCAAAGACCTGAACGTCTACTACAGCGCCTTCAAGGCCGTCGAGGGCGTCTCGATGTCGGTCGAGCCTCGCACGGTCACCGCTTTCATCGGCCCGTCCGGCTGTGGCAAGTCCACGTTCCTGCGCACGCTCAACCGCATGCACGAGGTGATCCCGGGCGGCCGGGTCGAGGGCAGCGTGCTGCTCAACGGCCGCGACCTGTACGACAAGAACGTCGACCCGGTGGCCGTGCGCCGCACCGTGGGCATGGTGTTCCAGCGGCCGAACCCGTTCCCGACCATGTCGATCTTCGACAATGTGGCGGCCGGCCTGCGCCTCAACGGCGAGAAGAAGAAAAAGGTCCTCGAGGAGCGGGTGGAGAAGTCGCTGCGCGGCGCCAACCTGTGGAACGAGGTCAAGGACCGGCTGGCCAAGCCGGGCGCCGGGCTGTCCGGCGGTCAGCAGCAGCGTCTGTGCATCGCCCGCGCGATCGCCGTGCAGCCGCAGGTGCTGCTGATGGACGAGCCCTGCTCGGCGCTCGACCCGATCTCGACGATGGCGGTCGAGGACCTGATCAACGAGCTGAAGACCGACTACACGATCGTGATCGTGACCCACAACATGCAGCAGGCCGCCCGGGTCAGCGACCGTACGGCCTTCTTCAACCTGGCGGCCACCGGCAAGCCGGGTCGCCTGATCGAGATCAACGACACCGACAAGATCTTCAGCAACCCGACCGAGAAGGCCACCGAGGACTACATCTCCGGCCGCTTCGGCTGA
- a CDS encoding ATP-binding protein has protein sequence MKIAQKLGLLVGALLAAVLTTGLILSSQLASTSKEYQDLIDGNIQQREASRTMLVAFGQQVTAFQQILLQARTADDYARLKAEYEEQAKTVDSLNDELLKNVTAEDPRLKTMLEQFQTSHSAVGSQYTAALAAFEDSNYEDIAGVSASVEGLEEFPNDLVNIIADYRTRSAEELIASQNATASDRLRLIIIGGVLLLLLATAAAVIVVRGITRPVRSLTNAALTVANERMPRVVSEISTMAGDAEPPSLPRFQVTTKDELSTLASALTTLQNSAVDLALEQRRNELANAETLVNLGRRNQSLMTRMLGYVTELERDESNPASLDKLFRLDHLTTRIRRNAESLLVLAGAKQTRTWSHPIAMQDVLRAALSEIEEYNRVTVHHMDHAKVSGSVAADLTHMLAELLENATRFSPRERQVQVVGRLIPSGYQFDVIDAGLGMTAEELSEANERIAEAGQRRPDAKVLGLHVVGRIASRRDMLVYLLPSDQVGLTAQVLVPAAVISDAKLPTGFDQVTEVPMLSSPKKPEPAQVSSSAPALAPTPRRNPGSTPNRPMPQPAQREAVQPFPAGPSAGQMPQLTPGNQGRAIEPAAQASAPARRVRGAQLGDLGIDNNDSAPRVDPNATRSQLSSFQSGNAAARQSGNGTAPGSPATPGNGAPRRESGPLVALPSGATPQPTTPWPLNQQNQPLNRRTPQQNLPQNLQQNPQQSAPNAPSQQSPGPVRRVRGAQLGELGALDSDQSAGPVDPNRVRSQMSSLQSGVAAARRGTGAIGQPQAGGPAAPSGDRSQNPPTTPVRRVRGAQLGELDTGTGGAFRGLPRDAAGIGRQLSNLQAATTRATQETGRIHATDDETMESN, from the coding sequence ATGAAGATCGCACAGAAGCTCGGCCTCCTGGTCGGTGCGCTCCTGGCGGCGGTACTGACCACGGGCCTGATCCTGTCGAGCCAGCTGGCCTCGACCTCCAAGGAGTACCAGGACCTCATCGACGGCAACATCCAGCAGCGTGAAGCGTCACGCACGATGCTGGTGGCCTTCGGTCAGCAGGTCACGGCCTTCCAGCAGATCCTGCTCCAGGCCCGTACCGCCGACGACTACGCCCGCCTGAAGGCGGAGTACGAGGAGCAGGCCAAGACCGTCGACAGCCTCAACGACGAGCTGCTGAAGAACGTCACGGCCGAGGACCCCCGGCTGAAGACGATGCTGGAGCAGTTCCAGACCTCGCACAGCGCCGTCGGCAGCCAGTACACCGCTGCCCTGGCCGCTTTCGAGGACTCGAACTACGAGGACATCGCCGGTGTGAGCGCCTCGGTCGAGGGGCTGGAAGAGTTCCCGAACGACCTGGTGAACATCATCGCCGACTACCGGACCAGGTCGGCCGAGGAACTGATCGCCAGCCAGAACGCGACCGCCTCCGACCGGCTCCGGCTGATCATCATCGGTGGTGTGCTGCTGCTCCTGCTGGCCACCGCCGCCGCCGTGATCGTGGTGCGGGGCATCACCCGCCCCGTCCGCTCGCTCACCAACGCCGCCCTGACGGTCGCCAACGAGCGCATGCCCCGCGTGGTCTCGGAGATCTCGACGATGGCCGGTGACGCCGAGCCGCCGAGCTTGCCGCGGTTCCAGGTCACCACCAAGGACGAGCTGTCCACCCTGGCGAGTGCTCTCACCACCCTCCAGAACAGCGCCGTCGACCTGGCCCTCGAACAGCGGCGCAACGAGCTGGCCAACGCCGAGACCCTGGTCAACCTGGGCCGCCGTAACCAGAGCCTGATGACTCGTATGCTCGGTTACGTCACCGAGCTGGAGCGCGACGAGAGCAACCCGGCCTCGCTGGACAAGCTGTTCCGTCTCGACCACCTCACCACCCGCATCCGGCGGAACGCCGAATCGCTGCTGGTGCTCGCCGGTGCCAAGCAGACCCGTACCTGGTCGCACCCGATCGCGATGCAGGACGTGCTCCGCGCGGCCCTGTCCGAGATCGAGGAGTACAACCGGGTCACGGTGCACCACATGGACCACGCCAAGGTGTCCGGGTCGGTCGCGGCCGACCTCACGCACATGCTGGCCGAGCTGCTGGAGAACGCCACCCGGTTCTCGCCGCGCGAGCGCCAGGTGCAGGTGGTCGGCCGGCTGATCCCGAGCGGCTACCAGTTCGACGTGATCGACGCCGGTCTGGGCATGACGGCCGAGGAACTGTCCGAGGCCAACGAGCGGATCGCCGAGGCCGGCCAGCGGCGCCCGGACGCGAAGGTGCTGGGCCTGCACGTGGTCGGCCGGATCGCCTCGCGCCGCGACATGCTGGTCTACCTGCTGCCCTCCGACCAGGTCGGCCTGACCGCCCAGGTGCTGGTGCCGGCCGCCGTGATCAGCGACGCGAAGCTGCCGACCGGGTTCGACCAGGTCACCGAGGTCCCGATGCTGAGCTCGCCGAAGAAGCCCGAGCCGGCGCAGGTCTCGTCGTCCGCACCGGCCCTGGCCCCGACGCCGCGCCGCAACCCCGGCAGTACGCCGAACCGGCCGATGCCCCAGCCCGCGCAGAGGGAGGCGGTTCAGCCCTTTCCGGCGGGGCCGTCGGCGGGCCAGATGCCGCAGCTGACACCCGGCAACCAGGGCCGGGCGATCGAGCCGGCCGCCCAGGCCTCCGCCCCGGCCCGACGGGTGCGTGGTGCTCAGCTGGGTGACCTGGGTATCGACAACAACGACTCGGCCCCCCGGGTCGACCCGAACGCCACCCGGTCGCAGCTGTCCTCGTTCCAGTCCGGCAACGCGGCGGCCCGGCAGTCCGGCAACGGCACCGCCCCGGGTTCCCCGGCCACGCCGGGGAACGGTGCCCCGCGCAGGGAGTCCGGACCGCTGGTCGCGCTGCCCAGCGGTGCCACTCCCCAGCCGACCACCCCGTGGCCGCTGAACCAGCAGAACCAGCCGCTGAACCGGCGTACGCCGCAGCAGAACCTGCCCCAGAACTTGCAGCAGAACCCGCAGCAGAGCGCACCGAACGCGCCGAGCCAGCAGTCCCCGGGCCCGGTGCGCCGGGTGCGGGGAGCACAACTCGGGGAACTCGGCGCCCTGGACTCCGACCAGAGCGCCGGCCCCGTCGATCCGAACCGCGTGAGGTCACAGATGTCTTCTCTTCAGTCCGGCGTGGCGGCAGCCCGCCGGGGAACCGGGGCGATCGGCCAGCCCCAGGCGGGCGGCCCGGCGGCCCCGTCCGGTGATCGCTCGCAGAACCCGCCCACCACGCCGGTCCGCCGGGTCCGCGGAGCGCAGCTCGGCGAACTCGACACGGGCACGGGCGGAGCGTTCCGAGGCCTGCCCCGCGACGCCGCCGGCATCGGCCGGCAGCTGTCGAACCTCCAGGCCGCGACGACCCGGGCCACCCAGGAGACCGGCCGGATCCACGCCACCGACGACGAAACGATGGAGAGCAACTGA
- a CDS encoding roadblock/LC7 domain-containing protein, translated as MSPNGYGATAMLSPAAQNVSWMLDNFVQEVAGVEQIIGVSSDGLLMAMSVRMDRGDADKLGATVSGLTTLAQSSSRLLNKGGLTQVIIEYSGGYLLCSMINGRACLGVVTSAQCDLGLIGYETAMLVERVGALLTPELITELKANLAL; from the coding sequence ATGAGCCCGAACGGATACGGCGCGACAGCGATGCTGAGCCCCGCCGCCCAGAACGTGAGCTGGATGCTCGACAACTTCGTCCAGGAGGTGGCGGGGGTCGAGCAGATCATCGGGGTTTCCTCCGACGGCCTGCTGATGGCGATGTCGGTGCGGATGGACCGCGGTGACGCCGACAAGCTGGGTGCCACGGTCTCCGGCCTGACCACCCTGGCGCAGAGCTCCAGCCGCCTGCTGAACAAGGGCGGCCTGACCCAGGTGATCATCGAGTACTCCGGTGGTTACCTGCTCTGCTCGATGATCAACGGCCGGGCCTGCCTCGGTGTGGTCACCTCGGCGCAGTGCGACCTGGGCCTGATCGGCTACGAGACCGCGATGCTGGTCGAGCGGGTCGGCGCGCTGCTGACGCCCGAGCTGATCACCGAGCTCAAGGCGAACCTGGCGCTGTGA